A region from the Musa acuminata AAA Group cultivar baxijiao chromosome BXJ1-10, Cavendish_Baxijiao_AAA, whole genome shotgun sequence genome encodes:
- the LOC135584990 gene encoding metal tolerance protein 1-like isoform X2, giving the protein MMDSQNSEAAQLIEVDMEVPPGVSGLGGNKICGGASCDFSDIRTSSKDAKERSASMRKLLMAVILCFIFMSVEVAGGIAANSLAILTDAAHLLSDVAAFAISLFSLWASGWEATPQQSYGFFRVEILGALVSIQLIWLLAGILVYEAIVRIIHDNGEVQGKLMFAVAAFGLLVNIIMAVMLGHEHGHGAHSHAHGGHSHSHKKADRDHSQHDDDHGHGHGITVTTHHHHHASEEKIKDEHVPLLRHSDHSLVENSGVRKQPRNINVHSAYLHVLGDSIQSIGVMVGGAIIWYKPEWKIIDLICTLIFSVVVLLTTIKMLRDILEVLMESTPREINATKLEKGLCEMDGVVAVHELHIWAITVGKVLLACHVTITRDSDADLVLDQVIGYIKREYNISHVTIQIERV; this is encoded by the exons ATG ATGGACTCTCAGAACTCTGAAGCGGCTCAACTTATTGAAGTAGATATGGAAGTACCTCCTGGTGTTTCTGGCTTAGGTGGGAACAAGATCTGCGGGGGTGCATCTTGCGATTTCTCCGACATTAGGACCAGTTCAAAAGATGCCAAAGAGAGATCTGCATCTATGAGGAAACTTTTAATGGCCGTAATCCTTTGCTTCATATTCATGAGTGTGGAAGTGGCTGGAGGTATTGCAGCAAATAGTCTTGCAATCTTAACAGATGCTGCTCATCTCCTTTCAGATGTTGCTGCTTTTGCTATCTCCTTATTCTCACTTTGGGCATCTGGATGGGAGGCAACACCACAGCAGTCATATGGGTTTTTCCGGGTGGAGATTCTTGGAGCATTGGTCTCTATTCAATTGATATGGCTCCTGGCTGGAATACTGGTCTATGAAGCTATTGTTAGAATTATACATGACAACGGTGAGGTCCAAGGCAAACTGATGTTTGCTGTTGCAGCATTTGGCTTGTTGGTCAACATTATAATGGCTGTCATGCTGGGTCATGAGCATGGACATGGTGCACACAGCCATGCGCATGGTGGACATAGTCATAGCCACAAGAAGGCTGACCGTGACCACTCTCAGCATGATGATGATCACGGCCATGGTCATGGCATTACTGTCACaacccatcatcatcatcatgcaagcGAGGAGAAGATCAAGGATGAGCATGTTCCACTTTTAAGGCATTCTGACCATTCTCTGGTTGAAAACTCTGGAGTTAGGAAGCAGCCGCGCAACATTAATGTCCACAGTGCTTATCTGCATGTTCTTGGAGACTCCATTCAGAGCATAGGAGTCATGGTTGGAGGGGCCATCATATGGTACAAACCTGAGTGGAAGATTATCGATCTGATATGCACACTAATCTTTTCTGTCGTGGTGCTGTTGACTACAATCAAAATGCTGAGAGACATTCTGGAGGTCCTCATGGAGAGCACACCACGAGAGATCAATGCCACCAAGCTCGAGAAAGGGCTCTGTGAGATGGATGGTGTTGTTGCCGTTCACGAGCTTCATATATGGGCAATCACTGTTGGGAAGGTCCTCCTCGCATGCCATGTCACGATTACTCGTGACTCAGATGCTGATCTCGTGCTTGATCAGGTGATAGGATACATCAAGAGGGAGTATAACATCAGTCATGTGACCATCCAGATCGAGAGAGtgtag
- the LOC135584990 gene encoding metal tolerance protein 1-like isoform X3 → MDSQNSEAAQLIEVDMEVPPGVSGLGGNKICGGASCDFSDIRTSSKDAKERSASMRKLLMAVILCFIFMSVEVAGGIAANSLAILTDAAHLLSDVAAFAISLFSLWASGWEATPQQSYGFFRVEILGALVSIQLIWLLAGILVYEAIVRIIHDNGEVQGKLMFAVAAFGLLVNIIMAVMLGHEHGHGAHSHAHGGHSHSHKKADRDHSQHDDDHGHGHGITVTTHHHHHASEEKIKDEHVPLLRHSDHSLVENSGVRKQPRNINVHSAYLHVLGDSIQSIGVMVGGAIIWYKPEWKIIDLICTLIFSVVVLLTTIKMLRDILEVLMESTPREINATKLEKGLCEMDGVVAVHELHIWAITVGKVLLACHVTITRDSDADLVLDQVIGYIKREYNISHVTIQIERV, encoded by the coding sequence ATGGACTCTCAGAACTCTGAAGCGGCTCAACTTATTGAAGTAGATATGGAAGTACCTCCTGGTGTTTCTGGCTTAGGTGGGAACAAGATCTGCGGGGGTGCATCTTGCGATTTCTCCGACATTAGGACCAGTTCAAAAGATGCCAAAGAGAGATCTGCATCTATGAGGAAACTTTTAATGGCCGTAATCCTTTGCTTCATATTCATGAGTGTGGAAGTGGCTGGAGGTATTGCAGCAAATAGTCTTGCAATCTTAACAGATGCTGCTCATCTCCTTTCAGATGTTGCTGCTTTTGCTATCTCCTTATTCTCACTTTGGGCATCTGGATGGGAGGCAACACCACAGCAGTCATATGGGTTTTTCCGGGTGGAGATTCTTGGAGCATTGGTCTCTATTCAATTGATATGGCTCCTGGCTGGAATACTGGTCTATGAAGCTATTGTTAGAATTATACATGACAACGGTGAGGTCCAAGGCAAACTGATGTTTGCTGTTGCAGCATTTGGCTTGTTGGTCAACATTATAATGGCTGTCATGCTGGGTCATGAGCATGGACATGGTGCACACAGCCATGCGCATGGTGGACATAGTCATAGCCACAAGAAGGCTGACCGTGACCACTCTCAGCATGATGATGATCACGGCCATGGTCATGGCATTACTGTCACaacccatcatcatcatcatgcaagcGAGGAGAAGATCAAGGATGAGCATGTTCCACTTTTAAGGCATTCTGACCATTCTCTGGTTGAAAACTCTGGAGTTAGGAAGCAGCCGCGCAACATTAATGTCCACAGTGCTTATCTGCATGTTCTTGGAGACTCCATTCAGAGCATAGGAGTCATGGTTGGAGGGGCCATCATATGGTACAAACCTGAGTGGAAGATTATCGATCTGATATGCACACTAATCTTTTCTGTCGTGGTGCTGTTGACTACAATCAAAATGCTGAGAGACATTCTGGAGGTCCTCATGGAGAGCACACCACGAGAGATCAATGCCACCAAGCTCGAGAAAGGGCTCTGTGAGATGGATGGTGTTGTTGCCGTTCACGAGCTTCATATATGGGCAATCACTGTTGGGAAGGTCCTCCTCGCATGCCATGTCACGATTACTCGTGACTCAGATGCTGATCTCGTGCTTGATCAGGTGATAGGATACATCAAGAGGGAGTATAACATCAGTCATGTGACCATCCAGATCGAGAGAGtgtag
- the LOC135584990 gene encoding metal tolerance protein 1-like isoform X1, with product MPSLLWLCAVNIMDSQNSEAAQLIEVDMEVPPGVSGLGGNKICGGASCDFSDIRTSSKDAKERSASMRKLLMAVILCFIFMSVEVAGGIAANSLAILTDAAHLLSDVAAFAISLFSLWASGWEATPQQSYGFFRVEILGALVSIQLIWLLAGILVYEAIVRIIHDNGEVQGKLMFAVAAFGLLVNIIMAVMLGHEHGHGAHSHAHGGHSHSHKKADRDHSQHDDDHGHGHGITVTTHHHHHASEEKIKDEHVPLLRHSDHSLVENSGVRKQPRNINVHSAYLHVLGDSIQSIGVMVGGAIIWYKPEWKIIDLICTLIFSVVVLLTTIKMLRDILEVLMESTPREINATKLEKGLCEMDGVVAVHELHIWAITVGKVLLACHVTITRDSDADLVLDQVIGYIKREYNISHVTIQIERV from the exons ATGCCCTCTCTTTTGTGGCTCTGTGCAGTAAATATT ATGGACTCTCAGAACTCTGAAGCGGCTCAACTTATTGAAGTAGATATGGAAGTACCTCCTGGTGTTTCTGGCTTAGGTGGGAACAAGATCTGCGGGGGTGCATCTTGCGATTTCTCCGACATTAGGACCAGTTCAAAAGATGCCAAAGAGAGATCTGCATCTATGAGGAAACTTTTAATGGCCGTAATCCTTTGCTTCATATTCATGAGTGTGGAAGTGGCTGGAGGTATTGCAGCAAATAGTCTTGCAATCTTAACAGATGCTGCTCATCTCCTTTCAGATGTTGCTGCTTTTGCTATCTCCTTATTCTCACTTTGGGCATCTGGATGGGAGGCAACACCACAGCAGTCATATGGGTTTTTCCGGGTGGAGATTCTTGGAGCATTGGTCTCTATTCAATTGATATGGCTCCTGGCTGGAATACTGGTCTATGAAGCTATTGTTAGAATTATACATGACAACGGTGAGGTCCAAGGCAAACTGATGTTTGCTGTTGCAGCATTTGGCTTGTTGGTCAACATTATAATGGCTGTCATGCTGGGTCATGAGCATGGACATGGTGCACACAGCCATGCGCATGGTGGACATAGTCATAGCCACAAGAAGGCTGACCGTGACCACTCTCAGCATGATGATGATCACGGCCATGGTCATGGCATTACTGTCACaacccatcatcatcatcatgcaagcGAGGAGAAGATCAAGGATGAGCATGTTCCACTTTTAAGGCATTCTGACCATTCTCTGGTTGAAAACTCTGGAGTTAGGAAGCAGCCGCGCAACATTAATGTCCACAGTGCTTATCTGCATGTTCTTGGAGACTCCATTCAGAGCATAGGAGTCATGGTTGGAGGGGCCATCATATGGTACAAACCTGAGTGGAAGATTATCGATCTGATATGCACACTAATCTTTTCTGTCGTGGTGCTGTTGACTACAATCAAAATGCTGAGAGACATTCTGGAGGTCCTCATGGAGAGCACACCACGAGAGATCAATGCCACCAAGCTCGAGAAAGGGCTCTGTGAGATGGATGGTGTTGTTGCCGTTCACGAGCTTCATATATGGGCAATCACTGTTGGGAAGGTCCTCCTCGCATGCCATGTCACGATTACTCGTGACTCAGATGCTGATCTCGTGCTTGATCAGGTGATAGGATACATCAAGAGGGAGTATAACATCAGTCATGTGACCATCCAGATCGAGAGAGtgtag